One window of the bacterium genome contains the following:
- the rpsJ gene encoding 30S ribosomal protein S10, whose product MPKKRIKIRLRAFDHRLLDRSVEEICATIKRTGAQVCGPVPLPTQINRYTVLRSPHVDKKSREQFEIRTHNRLIEIEEHSSDTIDALTRLQLPAGVEVEIKL is encoded by the coding sequence ATGCCGAAAAAGAGAATAAAGATCAGGCTCCGGGCTTTCGACCACCGCTTGCTGGACCGGTCGGTAGAGGAGATCTGCGCTACCATAAAACGAACCGGCGCGCAGGTATGCGGCCCCGTGCCGCTCCCGACCCAGATAAACCGGTACACCGTCCTCCGCTCGCCCCACGTAGACAAGAAATCGCGCGAGCAGTTCGAGATACGGACCCACAACCGCCTCATCGAGATCGAAGAACACAGCAGCGACACCATCGACGCGCTGACGCGGCTGCAGCTGCCCGCCGGCGTGGAAGTGGAAATTAAACTGTGA
- the rpsS gene encoding 30S ribosomal protein S19, which produces MARSTKKGPYVDLKLMAKVKKVEATGEKVVIKTWARRCTIPPEFVGYTIAVHNGRKFVPVYVTEDMVGHKLGEFAPTRVFRSHGGPTAKTMRLK; this is translated from the coding sequence TTGGCACGTTCGACTAAAAAGGGACCGTACGTCGACCTCAAGCTGATGGCCAAGGTCAAAAAGGTCGAGGCTACGGGCGAAAAAGTCGTCATAAAGACCTGGGCCCGCCGTTGCACGATACCGCCCGAGTTCGTAGGCTACACCATCGCGGTTCACAACGGCCGGAAGTTCGTCCCCGTCTATGTAACGGAGGATATGGTGGGCCACAAACTGGGCGAGTTCGCGCCGACGCGGGTTTTCCGCTCGCACGGCGGCCCGACCGCTAAAACGATGCGGCTGAAGTAG
- the rplD gene encoding 50S ribosomal protein L4: protein MKTKLIDQVGRETGELELADSVFAADPRPDLVHLCVVAQLAAKRAGAAKVKTRGEVRGGGRKPYRQKGTGHARQGSIRSPQWRGGGVTFGPRPRDYGKNIPRKVRRAALRSALSDKARDGKLRVIEALRFDEYRTRGVVDLLADMNLLDAKVLFVIDEKNEKFVKSAANVPIVNVRHPGNASVYEVVEADELVMTEAAAKALEQKLAK from the coding sequence ATGAAAACGAAATTGATAGACCAGGTAGGACGTGAGACCGGCGAGCTCGAGCTCGCGGACAGCGTCTTCGCCGCGGACCCGAGGCCCGACCTCGTCCACCTGTGCGTCGTGGCCCAGCTCGCGGCCAAGCGCGCGGGCGCGGCCAAGGTCAAGACGCGGGGCGAGGTTCGCGGCGGCGGCCGTAAACCCTACCGCCAGAAGGGGACCGGCCACGCCCGCCAGGGCTCCATCCGTTCGCCGCAGTGGCGCGGCGGCGGCGTCACTTTCGGCCCCCGGCCCCGCGATTACGGGAAGAACATCCCGCGCAAAGTCCGGCGCGCGGCGCTCAGGAGCGCGCTGTCCGATAAGGCCCGCGACGGCAAGTTGCGGGTAATCGAGGCCTTGAGGTTCGACGAGTACCGGACCAGGGGCGTCGTCGACCTGCTGGCGGATATGAACTTGCTCGACGCTAAGGTTTTATTCGTAATCGACGAAAAGAACGAGAAGTTCGTAAAATCCGCCGCCAACGTGCCCATCGTGAACGTGCGACACCCGGGTAACGCCAGCGTCTACGAGGTCGTCGAGGCCGACGAGCTCGTGATGACCGAAGCGGCGGCGAAAGCGCTGGAGCAAAAATTGGCGAAATGA
- the rplC gene encoding 50S ribosomal protein L3, giving the protein MPLGMLGKKLGMTTAFDDEGRALAVTVLELPPNRLTQVKTPERDGYAAVQLGLGEKKRPNKPEAGHAAKAGVAPPAALREFRLGDAEPYKAGDVVDVSIFEGVAAVDIRARSKGRGFAGVIKRHGFHRGPKTHGSKAYRRPKSIGASATPSKVYKGKRMPGHMGHRWLTTANLKVFRLDADKSLLIVKGAAPGPNGGLVVVSPARKAR; this is encoded by the coding sequence ATGCCGCTCGGAATGTTGGGAAAGAAGCTCGGGATGACGACGGCCTTCGACGACGAAGGTCGGGCGTTGGCCGTCACCGTGCTCGAGCTGCCTCCCAACCGCCTTACGCAGGTCAAAACGCCCGAGCGCGACGGCTACGCCGCGGTGCAGCTGGGCCTGGGCGAGAAGAAGCGGCCCAACAAACCGGAGGCCGGCCACGCCGCCAAAGCCGGCGTCGCGCCGCCGGCCGCGTTGCGCGAGTTCCGGCTCGGCGACGCCGAGCCCTACAAGGCCGGCGACGTCGTCGACGTCTCGATCTTCGAGGGCGTCGCCGCGGTCGACATCCGGGCCCGGTCCAAAGGCCGGGGGTTCGCGGGCGTCATCAAGAGGCACGGCTTCCACCGCGGCCCCAAAACTCACGGCTCCAAGGCCTACCGGCGGCCCAAATCCATCGGCGCCTCCGCGACGCCCTCCAAGGTCTACAAGGGCAAGAGGATGCCGGGCCATATGGGCCACCGGTGGTTGACTACGGCTAACCTCAAGGTGTTCCGGCTCGACGCCGATAAGTCGCTTCTAATAGTGAAGGGCGCGGCGCCCGGGCCCAACGGCGGCCTGGTAGTCGTCTCGCCGGCGCGTAAAGCGCGCTAG
- a CDS encoding 50S ribosomal protein L23 produces MKAPQDVVVQPIISEKMEYLQEVQRKYAFKVHPSANKIQIKDAVEAIYKVTVTGVNVMNRLGKKRRVRYTEGRRSSWKKAVVTLKEGDTIEYFE; encoded by the coding sequence ATGAAGGCGCCCCAGGACGTAGTGGTTCAGCCCATCATAAGCGAGAAGATGGAGTACCTCCAAGAGGTGCAGCGTAAGTACGCCTTCAAGGTACACCCCTCCGCCAATAAGATACAGATAAAGGACGCGGTGGAGGCCATCTACAAGGTTACCGTGACCGGTGTCAACGTCATGAACCGTTTGGGCAAGAAGCGCCGCGTCCGCTATACCGAGGGACGGCGCTCGAGTTGGAAGAAGGCCGTGGTTACCCTCAAAGAGGGCGACACCATAGAGTACTTCGAATAA
- the rplB gene encoding 50S ribosomal protein L2, which translates to MAIKKYKPTSPGRRFMSVRSTDGLTDKKPEKRLVKAKKQRAGRDGQGRISVRHRGGGSRRKIRVVDLKRAKDGVPGRVAALEYDPNRSADLALVVYADGDKRYVVANQGMKVGDVVNAGAGAEAKTGSGMPLRNIPAGTVVSCVELKPGKGAQIARAAGTYCTLLAKEGGVGHVRLPSGEVRLFSLECRATVGEIGNADHANIKIGKAGRTRHFGIRPTVRGVAMNPNDHPHGGGEGKSKGGNHPQSPWGWLTKGARTRKKKHSDKYIVSRRKK; encoded by the coding sequence ATGGCTATAAAGAAGTACAAACCCACGTCTCCCGGTCGGCGCTTTATGAGCGTCCGCTCCACCGACGGCTTGACCGACAAGAAGCCGGAGAAGCGGCTCGTAAAGGCCAAGAAGCAGCGCGCCGGCCGCGACGGCCAGGGCCGCATCTCGGTCCGCCACCGCGGCGGCGGCTCCCGCCGCAAGATCCGCGTCGTCGACCTGAAGCGGGCCAAAGACGGCGTGCCGGGCCGCGTCGCGGCGCTGGAGTACGACCCGAATCGCTCCGCGGACCTCGCCCTCGTCGTGTACGCCGACGGCGATAAACGGTACGTCGTCGCCAACCAGGGGATGAAGGTGGGAGACGTCGTGAACGCCGGCGCCGGCGCGGAGGCCAAAACCGGCAGCGGGATGCCGCTCCGCAATATCCCCGCCGGGACCGTGGTCTCGTGCGTCGAGCTCAAACCGGGCAAGGGGGCGCAGATAGCCCGCGCCGCCGGGACGTACTGTACGCTGCTGGCCAAGGAGGGCGGCGTGGGCCACGTCAGGCTGCCCTCCGGCGAAGTGAGGCTTTTTTCGCTCGAGTGCCGGGCCACGGTCGGCGAAATAGGAAACGCCGACCACGCCAACATTAAAATAGGCAAGGCGGGCCGCACGCGCCACTTCGGGATCCGGCCCACGGTGCGCGGCGTAGCGATGAACCCCAACGACCACCCCCACGGCGGCGGCGAGGGCAAGTCCAAGGGCGGCAACCACCCGCAGTCGCCCTGGGGATGGTTGACGAAGGGCGCCCGTACGCGCAAGAAGAAACATTCCGATAAATACATCGTAAGCCGGCGGAAGAAGTAG